TGGCGCGGCGTGTATGGGGGTGTGTAACAGGATACTCACTTCAGTCAGCAATGAAGTTACTTGCACCAGTGTAATGATGGAAAGAAATAAAGTGTCACTTTTATTTACAGAGCACAAATGCAGTAACTACAGTCGTCTCATGGAAACAACAGTTGTGCAATCTGAAATGTAAAGTCGCTGAGTGTAAAGGACGACAATGACACTGTGTTTGAAACACTGGTCTTAGTCGCAGTAAACACACCTCACAGTACACTGAACATAATGTCCTCCAGAGCACCATGCAACACGTGTCCAGCGTGGTTCACACAGCAGCGATTCTGTAAGATCACTCATTCACATAtatcagaaacacattttgtaatGCTCATAACGCCTGGAACAATGAGCaaattctcattaaaatattatGGGACCACAATGTGCACAGAAACCTGCGAGGCATATCTGTTATTGTTAATATAAACTCATGAACAGAGTGTTGTATGATGTCCAAGATGAAGCTACTGAAATGTAATGTCAAGACGGTTTAAGGGATGAGTGTGAAGACCTGAGCACCGTGTCTACCTCGAACGTGCTTGAGCTACACAGAGGAACTCTTCACCAGCGCACATATCAGAGTCATTAGAGGTGACACTTGCTaacctgtttttaaaataaaatataaataattatatgCACTATTATGCTAATTATGTGAGGTTTTTTCTAAACTTGTTTTGTAACCTGGGATATAACTGTGATGGACACAATGtcagacaaaatgtcagaaaaaaattacTTGTAAATATTTAAGAAAGTGGTGTATAATCTTTTCTCAGGTAAGTGTTCGGTTAAGGCACTGAATTGTTTGATTACtttacatttctacattttacTTTTGCAGAAAATCCTAATTATTCAACTCTTTTTTGGCTTAAGATCAACATCAATCATaatgaaaaaatactgaaatctGGAATATTTTTGTTGAACTCTATCAGTGCAGAATCTGGCATTACTGCTGAGTGCTTATCATGAGTAAACATAATTGAAGTTAGtgatttttatctttaaatgtGAGCAATTAGATGGTCTCCTTATAGCtcagaaaaagggaaaacatttcACCATGAACTCCAAAGTGAAATGTGCTTTCATCAagctgaaaactgttttctgagCTGAAGAAACATTCAGTGTGTGGAGCTACAGGTTTTCATCCTGTGACAGTGAAGTGTGTTTGACCTGTCTTGATAAGAAAGCAACTGGATGCAATGAACACTGTGTATCTCATAAGAATTTTTAAAGTTCACATGTTCTCTCGATGAATCATCCTGCTTTTTATGCTCATTTTTACATCTTGCCTCAGCCCTTGAGGCAATCAGAATCGCCTTTTCCCTCGACAGCAGTCTAAAgttgctgttttctgttggtCGAGTGTCTTTTGCAGCAGAGATGACGTGAAATAAATTCTGACCCGAAGAGGtaaatcactgcagctctggtggACTGCAGCTATTCTCTCTCACCTCGCCACTTTTAGCAGACCGTGGCTGATTTCCTTCCTTGCGTGACTCTGGAGTGTAAACACACAGCCAGAGTGACTCATCACTATTTCTCACTTCCATGACCTGATATAAACACATGAAGGGGTCAGGTGTCATTTTGGGATGGCgagtgggtggggtggggggccAGTATGTCTCCCCATAAGACATCTTCCATTCTCCAAAGAATTCACAACTTCCTGTGGCCAAAGCCGCACGCCTGCCCACTCCAGcctggaggaaggagaaagagaaacacagttagaaacagggagagagacggacagacaaTTTGGGTGACAGATTACCTTCTCTGCCATGGTGCTCTTCAGCAAAATGGAAAGAATGCAGTTGCGAGTGTGTGCGTCTGTATCTCTTTCCAGCCTCAACAGGACAAGAAAGGGGATGTAGTTAGGTTCAATTGTGTGGCGTAAATGAacttctttcttgtttcttctaGTGGCGATTTGATTTAGAAGTCATGTAACAGTGTTTATATGCTCCTGCCAACTTGTCTTTTGGGCAGATTGGCACTTTGTTAAAATGGGATGTCTAAGAAAGTCCTGATCAGCACTTTGCCCTCTTGAGCCCTGCATTATTGCAGGGTAGTCAGGGTGGAAGGGAGGGATAGCCACTTCCTTTCAGGCCCCAATCTGAAGAAGTGCCAAATACAGTCCAACATCAATCACTTTGCACTCCACAGCTTTCCCAGTGCCATTGTTATAGCGCAGACCGACGGAAAGAGGCCAGTAGCAGGTGGAAATAAAAAGCCCTTTGACAACTATAGGCTAAGATTCTTCCCAAGATTGTCACAACATGCACAGAAGCCAAAGGGAGAAACGTCTGGCTGCCAACATCagtctgaacacacacgcacaagtaTGTAGTCAGCAACATTTTCATATGCACTGATATGTTAACAGATGCAAGCATAGGCAGCCATTACggacacacacaaccagaggCAGAGACAAAGTCACTAAtgttttaatctgtgtgtgcagatgatGCAGCcatggacacacatacagaaagacggacacagacagacagatagagggACACAAGATTCTGCCTACATCTGTTATTAGAGAAAACAGTCACCTTCATAATAATATTTGCTCCGTTGGAGTGACATTAAAATTGGGGTTTACAGCCATCAAGTATAATCAACATCCACTTTATTACATGCATTTTTATCAGGGAGGTACATGAACTGGAACAGGAGCAGATAATGTTCTCTGAGCAGATACAGACAGCTTGCTGATTTTTGTAGtaatatttacttatttttccTGTCACCCGACTGACACACTTTGCCACAAACATCACAACCCTGTCGTCTCACAGTCATAACTCAGTCAAGCTGAACCATGCAGACACTGTAAACACTCTGCTACAATCATAGTGTCCATCCAGAGTAAACATGCATAAATCCATTTACcattcagataaaaaaaaggagGCATTCTGGAAATCCTGGTAGTCCAAACAGCCTGATTTCTCCTAATGCAAATTTGGCAAAAATCAAAGAGAGAGGCTACATGCTAAAGACATGGAGGGGTGGATACGATCCCGTGAGCATTGTCCTCAGTAACTTGTCATCAGTTTTAGTAAGATTGTTTGTGCTGTGAAGGATAAAGCTTGACTGATGTTGTACATATGTTATTTTTCCTTCATGACCTGATTGAAGCCTGGCACCTTGTGCAGCTTGACATCGGACAGGAAACACGGGATGGCCTTAAAGGTCCATGGAAGTTggctgaaactgttttttttttgtttttttaatcaataactttttctttttttaagacacttcaaagtatttttttaaatctggacTTCTAtccatttaaaatgcaaactgtagctttcaaagataaaataagaagtATGATCCAGTGTAACTAGGACttaaaatttcttttattttctctatttcCACCCACAGCATCATCAGTCACACAGATTATATTTTGactcacttttcactttttttgaaTGTGGGGTGTTAATACAAATAATTCTTTActgtttgggttttgttttttttttgtttttttgaatcAGAGACATGGTTAAActattcatattatttattcatattatatTTCGTTAGCAGCTAAactgacacatacacaaataatGACTAGATGGgcaatgataatgatgattttGAACCACTTCCAGCACATGCCCTGCTTGATGAGACTTCTGTTAAACAGATACAGACAGTAGCTTTGTGCTCCACCATatatttttccttcctcctcttcttcactcttCATCTAGCGCTCCCTTCCCCAGTTGGAGTACAGCAGCTACATGCGCTGTGCCTCTCTTGTCTTTATTCCAGCCTCTCCCTGGCACTGCCCACTGCACCCACCACACCTCACCCCACAGCTGTACTGCTCTCTTCACTTGGGATCATAGGCTAAAGCCTGGCAGGATCACTGTCACATGATGCCCATGCGTGTGATGCTTCGCTGGGACCCCCCTCCACTCAGGAAATGCTCTCGGCCTTTTTCCCACCCTAGTGTTCCGCTGTGGAGAGCCGGGCATTACGACCGAATCCAGTTACCATCCCAAAGCATTCCTGACTGATTCCAACCACTGCTTGGCTATAGGTTCCCACAGACAAAGAGGATATGCTATAATTTCAAACTCGCTGGCGCACTGGGTATCAAGTTGTGCACTACCAAAGCTGTTTATGGCAGAACAGAGGAGTTTGAGATCCACAATAGGCAATTACCATGCCcactcacccccctccccttcatTCAATTTGAGGTTTGTCTGTAGGTGGGTTTGGTTGTGTGCAGATTAAAAATAGCCAAACCCATTCCAGACAAAAACTGCGAGAGACATGGAATACACATTGCACAAATGATATCTCCCATTGTGGTGTGCTGTTTGGGAATTCTTAATTGCTTTTTCCGAAGCAGCCTGCCACAGGAAAATCCCCCttcagagtaaagaaaaaaaagagctggtGGGCTGCGCGTAAACACCATAGAAATTATGTAAACGTACATGTAAACACGTACATAAACCCATGTGACCCCATGTGCACCCATCAAACTGCCAGAATGAAAAGTATCAAAGGAGCTAACCTGAAGCGGAGCCTGTTGTGGCCTGCGCctgcctcccctctctcttttctttttcttcactgtggttTCTGCTTCAGCTCTTGTTATTGATGTCTGTCCCTGCATCAGACAGACCATGATGGACCGGCCCTGGGAGGTGTGCAGGGCTGCAGGGTGGGGTACCAAAAAAGGCTCCCACTCTCTTTGTGGGCCTGAATCTTCCTAGAAAGGCCAGAGCACAGAGGGGTGGTGAAGCGTCGACAGGAAAGTTTTAATGCGTGTTCAACTGGACGTTTTTACTAAAAGGCCTACTGCTTTTCAATGCTTCAATAGGCCACTGCTTCTACTCAACCAATCaattcaaaataagaaaaaaatacatcattatATTCAATATAAtaactgaatttttatttgataaataagttatcaagaaaaatgaaaatcaactGCATTGGAGAAATAAGAAATTATTGAAAGTTTGCCCCAAATTAATCAGTCAGTCATATCAATAATGAAATTTTTCAACAATCCAAGAGTGTCCTTGTTCGAATATTTaccattaaatttaaatattaaatttcaaactgaaaaatccTGTCCTTTTACTCATGCACagacacaagaagaaaaaaacacaacacaacagtaaaACTAAAGGGAAGCTCAATTATCTGAAGGTTGACAAATGCTGCTGttcaatatttaattaaatctgaagaacaaataacaacaacaaacaaaaataggaCAAAAATAGGAATTAGCTGGACAGTCTGCAGCTGACAGAGTCTGATGTGATGTATTTTTCTAAATATCTTGTGTTTATGGATGTGTTCCAACAAGCTAATCTCCCGTTCATAACGCTTGCAGATATTCAGGTTATATTTAATTAATCTCATAACTTTACTGTGCAAGTTAAGGATGAATACGAAAACAAACTGTGAGACGCTTCACAGCCTAAACTGAacccacaaacacatttatCCACATGCCTTAACCCTGAAGTCTAACGTGACATGCTCAACTGTTTTAAcattatcttttttattttttaacttaagGTGTTTTGTCCTGTTTTACACAGAAAGCAGCTCGCCAGCTTGCTGAAATTCTAATTTGCTACGACCAGGTATTTATAATTATGGAATATTTTCCCTGCAAGTGCTAACCacatttggacattttggaaTTTGTAAAACCTCCGGTCCTGCCAAATCCTCCCCACTGCTGTCCTTCATGTCAAATTATGTGGTACTGCCTGTGATCACAAAATAAACCAGAAAGAATTTTACATACGCCTTTATtctacgttttttttttattattgtctcaaaggcacattttcttttcaacattCAGCTGTCCAAAGAGGCGGATTTGAAGACAGAACCAAAGCTGTTTTAACACGTGACAAACAGTGAATACTGAAATAAGGGAAATGGCAATCTGACGATGTGAGTGGGCTATCTTTGATTTGACATTATAGCCCACTGGGGACTCTTGCTAGACGGCATGTGAAGTTCTGTGAGGAGGCTGAGGTTCTCACAATAACGGCCGGACAAGTGACTCATGCATGTTGGCATGACGAGCTGCCTATCAGAAGagcataaataaatacacaaataaatattttatttcgAATGCTCCATGATGCCACATCCAAACGCCAAAAAGTCTGCTTACGTAAAGTTTACATatactgacatttattttaaatatgtctGCTGTGGCAGAATGCGCACGCGTAAGTATGgactttaaataaatacattttacacatcACCGCCGACTCTCAGTGATCAGTTACCACTGAAGTGCGGTTGATAATTGCGTGGCTGTCGCCGCAGGTGTGCAGCGGAGGCGGACAGGTGGGCGTGCATCCCACCGACCAATGAGAAATAACACCGTGAACTCCAGACAGCTATTTAGATATTACCCTAGCAATCACACCGTTTCAAATTTATGAATGTTGCATTTACGACAGTATATTAAATGATTATTAAACAACGATCACGTTGATAGGTTGGGTACATTTAAAGGTGGGTTAAAAACTATAATTCTTATCCGACTTCTATCACTGTGCCACCCTGTTATCAGCCGCCTTGTATAGTCCGTTATTAGGCTTGACTGAATCAAGCTGACTAAATGCTAAATTACGATGAGAGGATTATCCCCTGCTTAAATCACTtttcagacaaataaaatgctATGAAACATAAGAGCGCCCGCCTAAATGTTCCTGAGGtcaaattcaaataaacacCTTAAATTTCATATGATCCTGTTGCACCTGCAACAGGACAATAAGAAGTGTTATTCCTAAAACTCTGTTGAGTCAGACAGCTGGGTCCATGGTGCCCGTGCAGCTGGTCTGGGATCAGTGTCATGCTCAAGGACACCTGAGCAGGGAGGATGGCTGAGTGAGAGCCACAGGCTTATGTCCACAGAGGGAAGTCAACTGCGAGGGATGCTGGACCAAAGGACTATTTTTCTCTGCGCATTCACACACAACAGGGCGCGGAGCAGATTTTCTCGccaagaaaattaaaaagtcatCGAGCGCACTTATGCTGGAGCTG
The Scatophagus argus isolate fScaArg1 chromosome 1, fScaArg1.pri, whole genome shotgun sequence DNA segment above includes these coding regions:
- the LOC124057314 gene encoding uncharacterized protein LOC124057314, encoding MLDTFTHEYYLCNAVIIFTQGRRRSEVEALPYCKHRNSDGDLRSTPAGSLPWNNPGIKEDSGPQREWEPFLVPHPAALHTSQGRSIMVCLMQGQTSITRAEAETTVKKKKRERGGRRRPQQAPLQAGVGRRAALATGSCEFFGEWKMSYGETYWPPTPPTRHPKMTPDPFMCLYQVMEVRNSDESLWLCVYTPESRKEGNQPRSAKSGEVRENSCSPPELQ